The DNA region GCCATTGGGCTAATGGATTTCCTGTCAATGTTCACCTCTACATTTCCCTTCTTCAATCCATATTCGATCTCGAGGACGAAACATCAGTCCTTGACGAAGTCGACGAGTTACTCGAGCTAATGAAGAAAACATGGTCAACACTCGGGATCAATAGGTCGATTCACAATTTGTGCTTCGCGTGGACGCTGTTTCAACAATATGTAGCAACTGGACAGCGAGAACCTGACCTTCTTTGTGCCTCACATACTATGTTCAATGAAGTTGCAAATGATGTTAAGAAAGAAAAGGAAGCCCTGTATGTTAATATGTTGAAATCTGTACTCGGTTCGTTGCAGAGTTGGGCCGATAAGAGGTTACTTAACTACCACGAATATTTCCAAGGAGAGTCTATTCGACAAATCGAAAACCTTCTTCCTGTGGTGTTGTTGGCATCCAAAATTTTAGGAGATGTTACAATATCTGATGGAGATTGGCAAAACAAAGGAGATTCCTCTGCCGAACGCGTTGATGATTATATTCGTTCATCGTTGAAAAACGCATTTGAAATGGTATGTAAGATTATATTCTCCATTAACCACATATTTTTTATAACTATTGAAGTCATAACTAAAAATCTAATGATGTTTTTGTTGCTCTTTTATGATTGAAGATAATAGAAGCGGAAAATGCAAAATCTGCCAAATCTGAAATAAAGAAAGACATAAGTGAAGTTATGCTTGATTTGGCTAAGGATACTGAAGATTTAGCGATGAAGGAGAGACGAACTTACAGCCCGATTTTAAAGAAATGGCACACGATAGCAGGCGCAGTTGCAGCATTAACACTGAACAATTGCTATGGACATGTGCTAAAGCAGTATCTAAGTGAAATGATAAAAACAATAACAGTTGAGTTAATTTTAGTGCTGCAGAGGGCTAGAAGGCtagaagatgttttggttcaaaTGGTTGTTCAAGACTCCGCCGACTGCGAGGACGGTGGCAAAACAGTTGTAAGAGAAATGGTTccttttgaagttgatttaaCCATAATGGACCTAATGAGAAAATGGATTGGTGAATCATTGGAAAAGGGGAATGTGTGTTTGCAGAGAGCAAAAGAAACTGAAGTAAGTTTTATCTTTATGATTATGATGCTCTTTGTTTGGAAACAGAAAGAAGCACGGACATAGCACGACAGTGACACACCAACACCtgtaataatttgaaaaaatgaataaaCTAAACGTAATTACAAGTGTTGGTGATAGTGTCCGACACAGACACCAACACCAACACGAGCACGTATTTTTTCAGAAGTGTCGGTGCTACAAAGAACAGAACGCAATATATTATGTATTTAGAATATTTATcaaatgttttttgtttttgacTTCCATTTCAGACATGGAATCCGAAATCTAAATCGGAGCCGTACGCTAAATCGGTGGTGGAGTTGATGACTTTGGCCAAGAAAATTGTGCAAGACTTTTTCCAAATTCCAATTGCAATAACTGAGGACTTAGTTCAAGAACTTGCTGATGGATTACACAAAATCTTCAAAGAGTACACAATGTTCATAGCAGCATGTGGTAACTACTATTAATTCATAAAACCTAAACTTTTTATTCTTTAGAAAATCCATAAACTTGTTTGAATTTATAACAGAAGTTAAGAAAATGGCTAATCACGATTTTTAATACTCGTAATTCACAAAACTTAAGTAACTTGTGTCACAAGTTACTATGACACAAGTTACTAGGTATTTTGTGAATTACTGTAGTCGACAAAAACCACGATGAAGCAAATTGTGCTTAACTATGTTCTGGTGTAAATTTCTGTCAGGTTTGAAAGAGAACTACGTTCCATCTCTTCCACCATTGACAAGATGCAACAGAAATTCAAAGTTCCACAAGCTATGGAAGATAGCTAGTCCTTGCAATGTGAGTTGTGAAGATCCACACATATATGGAATATATGATTCAAGTCACCCTCATTCATGCACTAGCCGAGGAACGCAACGTCTCTACATTCGTCTCAACACCTTGCACTATCTCCTTTCTCACATCTCATCGCTTGACAAATCGCTCACCCTCACCCAGGGAGTAGTACCTTCCGATCGCTTCCGCTGCTCAACAGACATCAACAAGACTCAAGGAAAATCAACTTCATACTTTGAAACAGTTAACAACTCCATCTCAGCAGCCTGCCAGCACCTCTCGGAAGTGGCTTCATACCGTCTCATATTCTTCGACTCGAACTCTTTCTTCTACGATAGTCTCTATGTCGGAGACGTCGCCAATGCTCGAATCAACAATGCTGTGACAGTCCTCAAACATAATATCAAACTAATGACAGCAATTCTTACGGAGAGGGCTCAACCGTCGTTGATAAAGGAAATCATGAAGGCGTGCTTCCACGCGTTTCTTTTGGTTTTGCTTGCTGGCGGAACAACAAGGATGTTTAACGAGTCGGATCATGTGAGTATTCAAGAGGACTTTCAATGCTTGAAACAAGAATTCTATAGTTGTGGTGAGGAGTTGATAGCAGAAAGTGTTGTGGATAAGGAAGGTGAGGTAGTGGAAGGTGTGATAGGACTAATGGGAATGAATACTGAAGAATTGATGGAAAATTTGAGTAATTTTTCAAGTGAGATTGGAAATGGAATGAAGTTGGCAATGCCTCCAACTACCGGGAAATGGAATAGTGCTGATCCCAACACAATTCTGAGGGTTTTGTGTTATAGAAATGATAGAGTTGCTAATCATTTCTTAAAAAGGACATTCCAAATAGCTAAGAGGAGATAGATAACAACAATGAGAGCTGTGTTAATTAATAACTAGGTTTTAAAATAGCGGTTGCGACGGTAACCATCTATATTGCCTCAATTTTTTATATGGTAGAGAAACGCAATCAAATGTAAGTTATACGGTCGCAGAAACCATCACCCATattgtttttcaattttttatatCGTAGAGAAACACATTCGAATGCAACTTATGTGGCCAGTGTCAATTGTGGTCTCTTTGTCAACGTAAAAACTATGTGATGTTGGGTTCGAGATTGTGGTGGCATATTATTATTTAAAACCCTAGTGAATATTGTGCATGTGTTGAAAGTTAAAGAACACAAATCCAATTTGCAACACATTTTTTTTCCTAATGGAggaaataaatgtggtgatttTTGGACATAAAATTGGTAGAATGTATAAAGTTGCATGTTAATTATGCTTTAAAGGTAAATAAAGGGCTATATTTCCAATTTGGTGAAATAAAAGAAGGATTATTGGCTACTGAAagtttttttcttcttcttttctttgtATTCGGTGAAACTGAGATCTCTATTTATATTGCAATTTTTTTTTGTCTTTATTTGTTTGTTTTCCTTTTCTTTATCTTATAGTTCCTAGTCAGTTGTGTAGATAATATAAAAAATGCAATTCATGTGAAAATGAGAAGCTTATATACGGAGTTAGCGGAAATATACTTGAACGTATCGCACGTTCGAATATATAACAGAGTaaccatcgaactttatttatttttgaaggaaaatgaaaacatcGACAAAATTCGGGGaaaagagatat from Lathyrus oleraceus cultivar Zhongwan6 chromosome 1, CAAS_Psat_ZW6_1.0, whole genome shotgun sequence includes:
- the LOC127128132 gene encoding protein unc-13 homolog produces the protein MGLYNRRHDSSPTPCPPTISVPPPYNHPRTRHESSPFLSISPPSRPPSPNSTKNINFNRRDSLPPSFPPNSPPAPTSHFRRDSYPGPFPNLPSPSSSSVSEPPLPLYHNRRESCPNPFPFPVSPYHESTDLSLLPSTSSSRNLNHRLLKRRLDIRNKDNYNDNNNGLVWPFYDIKFLDDDDIRETAYEVFFTACRSSPGFGGRSALTFYSKHENGGMGGTSPSNPMPQTSRMKRALGLKILKSSLSQRMVMRGSWTMSMSSPPSPVTVTEGSPRPRVVPRRIMTMAEVMRLQMGVSEQSDSRLRKTLMRTLVGQLGRQAETIILPLELLRHLKPSEFSNPHEYHLWQKRQLKILEAGLLLHPSIPVEKTNTFAMNLKEIIRSGELKPIDTSKNSETMRTFSNSVVSLSMRSPDGVPTNVCHWANGFPVNVHLYISLLQSIFDLEDETSVLDEVDELLELMKKTWSTLGINRSIHNLCFAWTLFQQYVATGQREPDLLCASHTMFNEVANDVKKEKEALYVNMLKSVLGSLQSWADKRLLNYHEYFQGESIRQIENLLPVVLLASKILGDVTISDGDWQNKGDSSAERVDDYIRSSLKNAFEMIIEAENAKSAKSEIKKDISEVMLDLAKDTEDLAMKERRTYSPILKKWHTIAGAVAALTLNNCYGHVLKQYLSEMIKTITVELILVLQRARRLEDVLVQMVVQDSADCEDGGKTVVREMVPFEVDLTIMDLMRKWIGESLEKGNVCLQRAKETETWNPKSKSEPYAKSVVELMTLAKKIVQDFFQIPIAITEDLVQELADGLHKIFKEYTMFIAACGLKENYVPSLPPLTRCNRNSKFHKLWKIASPCNVSCEDPHIYGIYDSSHPHSCTSRGTQRLYIRLNTLHYLLSHISSLDKSLTLTQGVVPSDRFRCSTDINKTQGKSTSYFETVNNSISAACQHLSEVASYRLIFFDSNSFFYDSLYVGDVANARINNAVTVLKHNIKLMTAILTERAQPSLIKEIMKACFHAFLLVLLAGGTTRMFNESDHVSIQEDFQCLKQEFYSCGEELIAESVVDKEGEVVEGVIGLMGMNTEELMENLSNFSSEIGNGMKLAMPPTTGKWNSADPNTILRVLCYRNDRVANHFLKRTFQIAKRR